Within Telopea speciosissima isolate NSW1024214 ecotype Mountain lineage chromosome 8, Tspe_v1, whole genome shotgun sequence, the genomic segment GGCAGATCTCAGTTCCTGCATCCTCATTTTCATGCACATCTGGAACTTTGTCTATACTTGATGTTACACATGATTACTAGTACAAACTCACCACTCCTGGAAATAGCCTGTAATTGAAGGAAGTAAATATGATCATTTGTTATTTTCTTAGCAGTTAACACTTGTTGGTTATGTTAGTTTATACCACAATAGGACTCATTCAGTTGCAAAAAGTATATTTTTGTTCaatgaattttttaaaacattagaCTTCTTTGATTTTCTGTAATCATATTGAATTATGCTTTTGTCTCTCTCATAAGCTTTATATGGATAAATTTTGAATCCTTAACTTGTTTCAATGCTTATTCAGGATCCACTTTGCCCATTAGTTTTAGGTGGTGACCACTCAATATCTTTTCCTGTCGTAAGAGCTGTATCAGAGAAGCTTGGTGGACCTGTGGATATTCTTCATTTAGATGCCCATCCTGATATCTATCATGCTTTTGAAGGAAACAAATATTCACATGCTTCTTCTTTTGCCCGAATTATGGAGGGTGGTTATGCACGACGGCTTCTGCAAGTAATCTACATTTTGGACTTATTGTATTCTCTCCATTATCATTTTCTATTTGAATTCTATAATGTAGTTGAAAATGTATTACAAATTAACATATCTATTTTTAAGAACCATTTCTGCGAAATTCTGCATGATGTGGGAGGATTTATAATTTTGcatttcttctgttatttttaaaactgaaaagcctattctctttttttatgcTATTAGAGATTGGATTTTAATGTTCTACAATGATGGTAAACCTTCTGGAAGCTAAGAATTAACACTAGATTGTTGCTGGTCACACTCTGTGTTTCAGAATGATATCAAATACTGATAATGCTTTGCAGATGAATAAATAACACAGATAAACTTGCTTTCTAAGTCCACATATTTATGACTTGTGGAGAGTTGATCTCCCCACTCGGGCCATTGTAATAGATTTGGTTAAGCACTAGATTGGCCATGTGCTAAGTTTCAGGCCCCATCAACATTTTTCCTTGTATGTTTATCCATTAAATGATCATATCGAAAGTTGGTTTTTCAACTGTTTCTTAAAGATTTGTAATGCCACTTGGCAAAATCCAACTGATATGAGTTTTCATGGACAACAATCCCACAATCCAGGCTCTGAGTAAGCTGCCACCTGACAAATATATACAATGATTTCTTTACTCCTTACATGTTCATTTCAAGACTAGTTGTGGTTGCTTCACATGTTCTAAggctctgtttttattttttttataataagaGATTCCCTGTCCATTGCATTTGGTATGCTTGAACCAGCTTCTATTTTCcctttcatattatttttctgtttctttgacCACAGATCCAATTCATTAGCTCTACACTATGAATCACTTAAGCCAGTGTAATAAATCTCTTGTCAATTTTATTTCCAGGAAATACATATTCATCCCGGTGAATATAGATTTTAGCTCCGGAAGGGGTagggtttttcttgtttctttattCAGTTGaatgacgtgtaatttatcttCCTCATCATTTATGTATTGTTTCACCCATGTGATATGATGAGAACTGATTATCTCGCAAAAATTATTGATTTCTGCTTTTCTTTGTAATTTAGGTTGGAATTAGGTCCATAACAAGTGAAGGACGTGAACAAGGGAAAAGATTTGGTGTGGAGCAATATGAAATGCGAACCTTTTCAAGGGATCGGCATTTTTTGGAGaatttggtctctctctctctctctctctctctcttttgcacAATGATTGCTTTAGAACAAAAGACCAAGTTGTGTAAACTCTTACTTTGGTTGTGGAAAGCAGCTTAGGATGCCTTACATGAGCATTGTGCACTTAGAGGAGTTCGTGGATGTTTCCAGACATAGTAGAGAGAGTTGGGATCTTTGTCCACAAGAATTCACATGCACAGAGTGATTGCTTTAGAACAAAATAGACCAAGTTGGGAATTATCAATTTTTTCCCGACGAACTGTAAACTCCTTTTATTTCTATGGCTAGAGAATTTATTAAGAAATTCTCATACCTCCTTTGGTTGTGGAAAGCAGCTTAGGATGCCTTGCATGGGCATTGAGCACTTTGCAAATTTCACGGATGTTTCTCAACAATGTAGAGAGAGATGGGATCTTTGTCCACATTGACTTATTAGCCTGTCCGGACTGCCAATGTTGCTATTAACTCACTGGCAAGAAGGTAAATATAGGCATGCTTTGTGCACTAGACTTCCTCATATCTTCCCTTTGTCTTCATATAAGCTGATGCCATTATTTCCTAGTTCTCAAAATGTAATAATctgttgggataaggctgagttgagttgagttgagttgagttgtttCATTGAATTGTAATAAAATCTAAAAGTAAGTACAAGCAAAAATAATGAGTCAATAAAAACTGTCTTAGATTATAACCTGGATATATTCTTACATGTTCTTTTGTATTCCTGGACAGAAACTAGGGGAAGGTGTGAAGGGAGTGTATATTTCACTAGATGTTGACTGCCTTGATCCAGCATTTGCTCCTGGGGTGTCACACATTGAACCGGGAGGTCTATCTTTCCGTGATGTCCTCAACATCATCCACAACCTCCAAGCTGATGTTGTAGCTGCAGATGTTGTGGAGTTCAACCCACAGCGTGACACTGTTGATGGAATGACTGCCATGGTTGCTGCGAAACTGGTAAGAGAATTGACTGCAAAGATATCAAAATGACCCTGCACCCTGCATGCATGTTGGATGCTTCCATTGCATGATGCATTCCTTTTTCCAAGTGCAACCAAGTGTTCAAGAAATAATTAGACATTTTTCTCATTCAGTGTCAATGAAACAACTTCTCATCAAAAAATTCCAATGAAACAACCCTAAAGGACATGTATACAGTTAGTGAACAATTAGTTTCTTCCGAGATCAGTTTCAGTCGTTACTTCCTTTGCTTTGCATAGCTATGTAGCTGTACTGGTATCGTAGCTGTGGGATAAAGCTATACTTGAACACCTTGaagaaaagtaaaaatataGGAAACAATCTAAATTGCTCTGCAAGAAGGTTGAATATCCAATGATTCTCAAGAATTGTAATTAGTGACAAACTGCGAATATTAGCTTATATGTTTTCATCagtgagggtgggccttggtgcaacggtaaaggttgctccattgtgaccaagtggtcacaaaTTCAAGTCTGAAAACTGCCTTCACAGTAGTAAGgctatgtacattatgaccttccctaGACCCAGCAatagtgggagccttgtgcactgtgTACGCCCTTTATATTTTCATCGGTATCATTGACAACCCATGCTATTAATAAACTGTATGCAACATAGAAAAGCAACTAGAGCAGAGCTGGTATCCGGCCTAAAGCTCTTGAACTAGAGGATGGATCTAGCATACTAAAACATAAATGCAGCTATAAAGCCTTTTTGAGCATCTTCCTCAGTTGACAACCTTCTCTGAGCAAGGCTAAGACCAGGAACATCTTTTCGACCGTCTCAAACAAAGGTTGGATCATTGGCTCACTGATAAACACCACCAAAGATGATTAATTGGCTCAATCTTTATCGTAATCATAGAAAGAAGAATTGACCTCACGTCAGTTATTGGTTGAATTGATCGGCGGCTTGCAACATGCCCTAAAGCCCTTTTATAtagggtggtctacgatcaacTTCTCTTGCTACGGCGCGCTAGCACATGTCAGCACTGACTTTCACCAAAGATAGTTATGTGTATTTTCCTTTGAGACAAAAAGGGGAGTTGTTGCCTACCTTCGGCCTTGCCTATACCATGGGTGTGGGCTGATAGTTCACATGCACTCTTTGGTGGCTGCTCTTTTTGGCGTTGCTTCTTATGTTTCCATCAATCGtatatgttttctttgaaataaagaaattcctttgattattatttattgttgatatttttaatcattttcatttcttctttgccCCTTATCATATTCCAGTGCCGATTGCATGTATGATTAATTCTTAGTTGTGTCATAAAATGATGCTTACACTTTTTGATGATCAACCAGCACGATGTGCCATTCTCATATCGGATGAATGGCCAAACTTATTATACAACTATTTGAAGATCAGAGCCTGCCACCTCAGTGATAGTTTAGCTTTAATGTAAATCggggctaaaaaaaaaaaaaaaagcccctCCAATGCTATGgttctgttgcgtgtgaaaacctccgatgcttggttcgtcCACGGATGAGTCTACAAgaaccaagtgatgagcacaagagaaccggtgtggctccggcctaggactctccgatgcttaagtcaggtctccaatgcaacagcgtaactgcgtggtaaaaaaatcagatcatcaatggtgttccatacctgggtatttatagagtgaggaggagatgaggcggttgggagagtcctaatATGGTAGGAGTctttctttcggaaggttctcccGCATaaagcggagtggagagctattttcggggtcggactcttattaaggtaagagtccatgtagagtgcgattccgtgttgcgctgggatcgtggctcgatctttatcccgtgattctcgggatgcgctgacgtggcccggagatccacggtggggtgctatggcgacttcagtggaggagggctcgaccttggaggtcggcccagggggtcggcagaggaggtcggcccgagaggttggtctcggccacaAGATCAGCTAGGAGTCTacggctgacctgtatgagctcggcttcatccaccggctagctcgctcgaATCTGGCTCTGTCatgtgacttatcggagatggggttgGCCCGGTCATCTGCtcgcccaactcggttctcagattgaggtcgggtcggccatgtggcagcctttgataggtggggtgttttatgcctcatcacaggcccccccactcatcaggggtcggctcgaCACTCGGCCCGGTCATCTGCtcgcccaactcggttctcggactgaggtcgggtcggccatgtggcagcctctgataggtggggtgttttatgcctcatcacaggcccccctactcatcaggggtcggctcggcactgatgagtgaagttccCTGGTCCgcttgtctggaagatttttGCGGTTGAGCCGAGCTTATTTTTTGCcgcggatttgacgttgcacgatctgacggttgggtgtcagtgccacgtcagcagagtcattatggcaggctcgggaattcgaaacgtcccttgatctgggccgttggattatgctgagctctggtcggccgttggatcagtaaaacccaaggattataaataggcgactcctaactattcattccttactgctctaagttattgacttctcggcaagcttgGATTATTCAGCTTGGTAGCGCTCGGTGTCTACTTGTTCGTGATCAACTCGGCCTTTACTACATTTGCGCTCAGCTCATccttagctcttcttcaaccagtaagtcttctccgtccagtatgtcagttggtagtagtcctatgggcgagcTGTTCGCCAAGGTGACAGAGGGCGTGAGttcgagccgagagctccccgctcgttctctcaccatagacctgttgggctcgacctcggatgagcccgatgtagtggagcttcgttaggccgaggtggccgagcctccgttactcttggagtttgaccacgcggcccaccCAATTGCCGCAGATcgagccgagaactctgggtcgtcctcatccgatgaggaatcaagtgagggagattcgtccgaggtgggggttggctcggtcagctcgtctgctgacgcccctgagcccgaggaaggtagtgtcggcaccgttcctagcacgatcacggaggccgacctcgactatctgaggacgacctatgccatccccgaggacattcagctccgagttcctaaccccggggagatggcctgcttcatcaggcccggcgaggtggctccCCGTTCTCGGCCtagtggaccagatcttggaccatttccacctgtctcctggtcagttggtgccgaactcttggctggccgtctACGGCTTCTATGCCTtattctgcgagatgggccgaggtgcgagcgtggcgcttttctctcggctcttcttcttgaagaagtctcccgagaaggggtggtactatttctgccgccgatcggggaagagtgcggctctggGCGGCCACAAATTTCTGGTCGGCATGCCGACCTttaataagtattggaagcctcgttttttcttcgcttccattcccaacagctctctccgaaccgagtggaaggagatgaacttgaaTTACGTCAATAGGGTcctacccctgaccgagaacgagatgacctcgctcgacctgatcctCCAGCGTTCGCCCTTCGATGttctccagcttcaggacgaggggtttcttcagaggtggcatatgacccctggtaggagcccgaccCAAGCCCGTCTCTGTGgtccgagctgacccctttacttagtcttcttttctgtttctacttattttttatgttctcgatttctcttgcagtggttagccacattccccctatggatacaactcggctaagggccgagacccttgcagatcgaaggaagaagaatattgaGAAGAAGTCTCGGGGCGAGTcttccaaggcccccaagggcaaggccgtgatgccGGGACCGTCGGacgctgtggtcggccttgaggccgagaagaatacGGGCCCAGCGGGGTccccgaggaaggggaaaggccgaaaaggcgagaggagcccgccgagagacatcaaacgtcagaagctctcggtcaatctgacgagtggtggtcttccgcccgtggcttcacccaccaacatctcccgatacgtcttggggagggccttggccagcaacgttcctgtgaggccgacctgacgcctcttcccaggggactcggcattgacgtcggccgcacacgccaaagaatggctggatgcaggtcggcttccaaccgacaaggagaagctcgaggcgctgtctgaccccgagctcctctccactctgTTCCaagatttcaacatggtaagtttcctggtcGACTTTTGTGATTAGATATGATCTGTGTAGtctgtcttgatttttgttctcaTGATCTTTTGTAGGGattcgccaaggcagtggagaccatgcttcgctTTGAGCGGCTCCTGACTGAGAACCATTCCTTGGGCGTCCAATGTAAGAAGGCCTATtaggatgcccaggatgccgttcagaggcgtcgagagacccaagagaagctcactgctgtcgaggccgaagtggagagctcttaggccgaggtgatcaggcagagagagaaggtccgggctctgcaggtTCAGCTTGTCgaggtgagggagaaggccaaggaagatctggctGCGGCTCGGGTCGAGGCGGTCAGagactatctccaatcggaggagtaTGCTGATGTGtaccatgagatcaggaagcctccctacgCCGAAGGTTTCGAGGCAGGTCGAGctgagcttttggccgagatcaaggcgacgtaccctgatctcaatctctcccggtTTGATGATGACGCGACTACCTTCGCctgggagttgggagatgaggagggagccgaggtcacccaggctTTGCCCTTTGAGGAGCCTACtcggagtcttctgacgagacgggtgtgaggacgcggctcggccctacgccagccaccattttgctgtaagTTTCTCTCTGTGCGGACCGGAACTGGAGGGGGCGCGgccagtggttggcccatcagcctgcctcgggccatctggttcatgaaggtgcacagcatctcgttggtgtggagcatctgcaactgcaagtccataacctgttgattatttgccggggcttcggggtccaaattcttcggcaagggtggcggtgctggTAGGCCCATCCCGTCGaagcttggctcggcctgtatCCGGccagccgcggccgtggttagcaccactcccccattcccaccctccggtgggggaatggtgcccgtaatgggctgcgcaccccctgcccgagggggtcttctgtttatcccctgccgagaggcttcggggtgcggtgatcgcctcgtctgCCCAACGGTTGCGGCTCGTCCTttcgggaagtcgagccatgctgccctgacctcgtgtgcaccattattattgctcttggaattggtagaaacgacgatgcttgctgatgtcgttcccacagacggcgccaaatctgttgcgtgtgaaaacctccgatgcttggttcgcccacggatgagcctgcaaaaaccaagcgatgagcacaagagaaccggtgtggctccggcctaggactctccgatgctcaagtcaggtctccaatgcaacagcgtaactgcgtggTAAAAAACCAGATCATCAATGGtgttccatacctgggtatttatagagtgaggaggagatgaggcggttgggagagtcctaatatggtaggagtccttctttcggaagctTCTCCCGcatagagcggagtggagagctattttcggggtcggactcttattaaggtaagagtccatgtagagtgcgattccgtgttgcgctgggatcgtggctcgatccttatccggtgattctcgggatgcgctgacgtggcccggagatccacggtggggtgctatggcggcttcagtggaggagggctcggcctcggaggtcggcccagggggtcggcagaggaggtcggcccgagaggttggtctcggccacaagatcggctaggagtctacggctgacctgtatgagctcggcttCATCCACCGACTAGCTCGCTCGAATCTGGCTCTGTCatgtgacttatcggagatggggtcggcccggtcATTTGCtcgcccaactcggttctcggactgaggtcgggtcggccatgtggcagcctctgataggtggggtgttttatgcctcatcaggtTCAACTCTTGTTTGAGTTGGAAGAGTCGTGCTTCTTCTGTTTATAAAGAAGCTGAAAATGGTccttgtttggttttagttctGGAATAAAATCCCGAGTATTATCTTGGTTCAATTGAACTGCTTtctcaatttgaaagaaaagcATTGATTAGTGCTTGTTCACAAAGTGCACTGTCTACGGGAAGTGAAGGCAGAATGATTGTGACTTAACCAGTCTTGGTGGTGCCTTCAAGAAGTCCCAGCCCACATGTAGTGCTGGTGGTGGCAACGAAGAGGTAGTTCAGGCGAATGGCCAGGTTGAGTGAGGTCTCCTTGTGACACAGTAAAAGTAAGGTGGGCTAGATATCGTTCTAGCACAAACGACCTTGAATCCacaagatagaagaaagggataaaaatgtcaaatttcCAATAGATTTCAAAATGAATTTACAGCTCCAGATGAGGCCTTATATAAAGGCGaatacaattcaaaattcaaaaagagtacctataattcaaaattcaaaaattgcaccaaaattcaaatttcaaacttcgGCGGGCCTTTTCACCTTAGAAACGCACCCGGATGGCCAAAAAAGGACATAGTCACCCCCAAAGACGGTGAGTCAGAGCTCCTCgagatcttcaatttgataTATTATGGGACCCAACTTGTTTACTACCTCCGCCCATTCCGGGTGGATTTTTTCTGTTGGTCCAACCGGCTCAAGTACTCTTTTGAAATATTCTCTACATCACCTTGTGGGAAAGTCCCGGCGGCCAGGAGGGGGAAAGAGAATAGGCGGGCGAGAGAACAAGAGAAGTGAGGgtcaaaatgtaaaaaaatgagaaaagttcCCCGCATGCGATGTAGGGGCCACACCCAGATACattgggggtggaaatgaccgtCCTACCCCCATAATGGTGGAATTTTTGCCCCCCAATGTGCCAGTGCACGCGCGTGGCCCCTGCGCTCCCATGTAGAGAAtagttcccaaaaaaaaaacatatattgaGGGAGTGGCACTATTTTGGATAGTTTTGTAgtacctttctttttcttttttttgtataaatatgttgaaataaAAATGCGTGGGTAGTTTGGTAAAATAAAACTCATTTATAgataatcttgtaattttcccatgAAATTATGGATAAATGTTCCTTATGTGATCATTTAAGATGGAGTCTCTTTAAGGGGCACACATTTTTTGTCACGTGGCCCATTGAAAATTTTAGGAATGGTTTAAGTCGCTTCTATCAAATTAAAATCTAATTATATAGTAATCAAGGGTGTCAATGTGTACCGAGTATCGTATATCAATACCACTTTTTATATCGAATTATCTATACCAAAACATACTGAATAAATTCGGTATAATATTGATATGAGATACATGTACCAAATCGATAGTTAATACAATATTGATATGGGGTATATGTGCATTATATCATACCGAAACCAGAGTGGTATCCCAAAACTGTACCGATTGATCCTTGTATACCCTCATGTAATTCTGTAGTAATTTTCTATATATCTAACATCTATGCATCTCCTCGTAGTCATGCATCCTCTTAGTGGTTTGACAAACTTTTGAATGTTTTATTTATCTCATTTATCTCATGGGCTTAAATTTGACATGCGAACATGACGTCAGGGTTCTACCCTcttgtctttatttataaaatttcaaTTCCATTAAATGACCATGTCTTTCACTCCCCTTCACACTATTGAAGCTTATAGATCGAGAAAGAAATTACTTTCTCTGATTCAATGAAATTCAACATGAAAAATACCAAAGGGGAGTGaatgctttctttttttggaattttgaatATGAACCCACCTCATCCAATCTGATATTTCTATCAAGCATTTAAGGGAGGCTTTGAGCTCCTCTATAGCATGACAGGGAGTGTAACGCATCATCCGACGGCCTGCAATGTTCAACTATGCAGTCCAAACTCAAATGGGGTGTTGGGCTGTATGCCCAAGCACTGTGAGCCGTTGAATGTACGCTACACTCCCTGccgctacagaggacccaaatcctttAAGGGAGGACTTCCCACCCACCTAACCCTTAGATTTGACAATAGTTATATTACTCTCAAACAGTCAAACGGCAAGGATCACGCAACTATATGGCAGTATTGAAAATTTACTTCTCTACAATTTCCTGACCTCCTTGGGTGGGCGGAGACCAGAGTGggaaatatgagagagagagagagataaataagTAGTGGGTGGAGGAAGAAGCAATAAAGAATGCGTGGGAGGGAGTGGATCCGAAGGATGGGAAACGAAGCGATGTTCattgaagaagggaagaaatggGTAAAAGTACTTGAGCAGAGATGCTTCGTCAATGAAGATAACCTTCAATCCCTGTCGCTTAACGGTATCCAGATCGTACATGCCCAGAAGGATTCCATACTCTTCAATCAAATCCTTCCCAAAGAATTAGCTGTAATCATCtcaccttaattttttttcttcttcttctttcccactATAATTTTTGATTCATTTTTGTTGGTGCAtcggtggtggggggggggggggggttgtttcaTGCAGGATAGAACAGGGAATTGCCATGTGGGAGCGATAGCTGCTATAATCGATGCAGTTGGGGCGACAGCTATAGCGATTTACACAGGAATGGGCCTCAAAGTCTCTGTTGATTTCTCCATTTCCTACTTCTCAACTGTTAAGATCCaggtttcttccttcttccattTCAACTTCCAAATTCTATTTTCCGTCATTCATTTTCATTGGCTGATGATATGATCATTGGTAAGTGCCTAATGGGGTCCACTCTAGTGTACGTGTACTAATATGGAATAGATTAAAGTgtttgatttaacgtgtttcATCGCGTatcaatcaaatacctaacaAGCATCCATTTGAATTTCATAGAAGAGTGGGGCCCATTTCTTAGAATGGTGGGTCTAAaatttggaaaaaataaaatttctttgttACAAGACTGGCaatcaagaaaatgaaataattctGTCCCTGGGTTTTAGATAGGTACTCATACATGGTTCCTAATTCTGAACGAAAACGAAATTTTGGAATGTTCTTGCTACCCCtgtggcagccaaggaaatgtgACCTTAAAAGGTActttggaaaatactaaaatctagGAAGATATTTATGaatccaaaggggaagtgaattattccaatTCCTTGGCTGTCAGTGGGGGTAGCAGGAATGTAGGAACATTCTtcgaatccggatcagctacccacatggggacgggtggggacagatctgacccctccatgggtagtgggtcccacaccctagaggtgggtcccacacccccatggagggttcagatctgttcccACCCGTCCCTATGTGGGTAAGAGATCCAAACTCCATTCTTGCTACCTGGAGCAAGGAAAAATTTTCCCCTAATTCAGGGATCGGTCAGCCATAAATCGATTTCCATGGATCCGCTCCCGTATAGATTAGGATCAGTATGTTATGTAATCTTGGATAGGATTGGCCGTTATTAGCTGGATCAGTTTGGACCGGTATCAGTCAatatcaataataataatattaaaaaaaaaaaaaaaattaaaaacaagatCTTAGCTCTTGATCATTAACCATTAAGACACAAAACCTAACAAACAAATCAATAACATAACTAGCTTCAATGTTATGTACAATAGTTCCACATCGGTCTTGTAAGGGTTTGGATGTGGTCATATATTgtattgggttccctccccttATAGACCAGTttgagggtgagttcttccaatcgtaacaTTCAATGACTCTTAATCTTGCCCATAAAATGGTGAAATAGCCCCTTAGATGGATTGCCCTATAAAAAACAGTAGgaaaccctcatatttttacGGATTTGGGACTCCCAGGTCGCTGAATCGATGCCATATTGCACTATAGGTTCACGTCCTATCCGGATCGGATCTCCTGATCCTGCCGGGTTACCTGATCCATCAACCGCTATCTATATGAACCGGTTCAATATTAATTATATCTCATGACCAGTCACGATCGATACCAATCGGATCCGACCGATCCAATCTGAGATTACGAACCAAGTACCCATAACTCAATGCTCTAGTAGGACACCAAGGTTTCTCACCTggattatttaaataaaaacttGAATAAATTTCTGTATATAAGTGCAGGAAGAGGTGGAGATTGAAGCTAAGGTGGTAGCAAACAAAGGAAAGCTCTCATTGACGACGGTGGAGTTTAGGAGGAAGAAGGATGGAGTGTTAGTTGCTTTGGGTAAGCAATGGATGTCTCAAGTCAATGTTATTCCAGGTTTTCAAGCTCACCGAACTAGGCTTTGATTTCCATCCAAAATTATCCATTTACTTATAATGGACAGCCTCAATATCTTCTTTGTGAttcaaattctgaaaattttattCACTTTAGATCTtcgttttcttttgtttcccaaaaaatattgttagatttttctctttttattttgctccctttttaaaaaaaataaataa encodes:
- the LOC122671700 gene encoding arginase 1, mitochondrial-like, with product MWKTGRQGIKYLQHLNAANVHTALLEKGQNRVMEASLTLIRERAKLKGELVRALGGAKASASLLGVPLGHNSSFLQGPAFAPPRIREAIWCGSTNSATEEGKELKDPRVLTDVGDVPVQEIRDCGVDDDRLMKIISDSVKLVMEEDPLCPLVLGGDHSISFPVVRAVSEKLGGPVDILHLDAHPDIYHAFEGNKYSHASSFARIMEGGYARRLLQVGIRSITSEGREQGKRFGVEQYEMRTFSRDRHFLENLKLGEGVKGVYISLDVDCLDPAFAPGVSHIEPGGLSFRDVLNIIHNLQADVVAADVVEFNPQRDTVDGMTAMVAAKLVRELTAKISK
- the LOC122672730 gene encoding uncharacterized protein LOC122672730, which translates into the protein MFIEEGKKWVKVLEQRCFVNEDNLQSLSLNGIQIVHAQKDSILFNQILPKELADRTGNCHVGAIAAIIDAVGATAIAIYTGMGLKVSVDFSISYFSTVKIQEEVEIEAKVVANKGKLSLTTVEFRRKKDGVLVALGKQWMSQVNVIPGFQAHRTRL